The Cryptococcus deuterogattii R265 chromosome 4, complete sequence genome segment CAACACCCAAACACTTATTCACAATGTCTTCTGGTGGCAAAGGCAAGGCTTCCTCTGAGGCTAAGTCCTCTTCCCGATCTTCCAAGGCCGGTCTTCAATGTGAGTCTTTACTTGATTGACCATATCTTGATCAATTTTCTTACTATCTTCTTTAGTCCCCGTCGGTCGTATCCACCGtcttttgaagaagggcaacTACGCCCAGCGAATCGGTTCCGGTGCACCTGTCTACCTCGCTGCTGTCCTTGAGTGTACGTCGCGTCTTGTTCTCGGTGGCCACTGGGACAGTACACTGATGACACCTTTTTAGACCTTGCCGCTGAAATCCTCGAGTTGGCCGGTAACGCTGCCCGAGACAACAAGAAGTCTCGTATCGTTCCCCGACACCTTCAGCTCGCCGTCCGAAACGACGAAGAGCTCAACAAGCTCCTCGGATCTGTTGTCATCTCCCAGGGTGGTGTCCTTCCTCACATTATGGCCGAGCTCCTTCCCGTCAAGGTGAGTTATATGCCATTCTTGTGTTTTGATCAGCAGCTAATGATTTTCATAGACCAAGGGAAAGGCCAAGGCTTCTCAGGAGGTGTAAGGGGGTTGCTTCTTGTAGTACTAcagtttttttttacttcGTTTTCGCTATACTTCTTTGACTCTGCGACGATGCAGTCATGTTTCACACTTCCTTCTGTGCTCTAGCTATCCTGACAGTCCCAAGTCTGCTCATGTCTCTAAACTCCACTGTAAGCCTTTACCCCACTGACTCCGACAGCGACTAAGGGCTCATGCGCGACTGATAACATCTACGTGTCGTACTGCTGAATCACAGCAATCAATAGAGGAAACTTCCTGATATGCTTCCACTTTGCTTCTTTAGTGTCCCCAGAGCATTTATATGGATTTTTCGTTGTCTGAAACTGTTGCCGACTTCCTTGGTACACAGAGCTTGCATAAGCTGCCAGCGCGATGTTGACCAAAAAAGCTGACCTGCCGTCATGGCGACAAGAGGTGTCAATGAAACGGAAGTTGGAAAACGTAAAgccgctcttctttcttctaGTGGAATTTCCATTTCCTATGGAGGTGACGCCAAACGCTCACCGTCTCTAGGCCAAGTTCCCCCTAAATCAGTGCGTAGACAAAAATGCAGACGCCCCGTCGCgccttcaacctcaagcACTTGACGAAGTCAGTGTCAGCATTACGCGAGAGTATTGAGAAGTGCGTGCGGCGATGTCACGGTAGGATAAAGGCGGAATGATGGACAGATATCGAATTTCTAGTAATCCCGATCGTCaatcattttctttttttacaagcagcagcaaatTGACACGACCCGTCGACGAATAACTCTCGCTATATCACCTTCACTTAAGATACATTCTCACTGTCATAACCGAAGTGCTGAAGCTAACATACCATACAAAAGACGGCTATTTGTAACAGTCGACGAGGGTGAAAGTTAAGGCAGCATTTTCGAAACGCGATAAACATGCAGTACATGCAAATATACAGCCCGTCACTGAGGAGTAAAACCAATGTCTAAGTGAATCTCGCCAACGCCCCAGTCTCCTGCACAATCTCGcccctctccacctttcttttcttctcctctgatGCTCGTTGTGCCGCTACCTTGGCCTTCATTTGCAACTATTAACGGATCGTCAGTTCAGGGGTCCATGGATCGCACCAAAAGCTTGAAAGAATTACCAAGGAGTTGTCTACAatgttcttcttcgccttcttcctcaagtACCTCTTGGTACTACcacccttgcccttcatcttcctcctctccttcttttctcttatCGACCTCTCTCCGCTGTTAGGGTCCGcctcaccatcatccagcccaacatcctca includes the following:
- a CDS encoding histone H2A translates to MSSGGKGKASSEAKSSSRSSKAGLQFPVGRIHRLLKKGNYAQRIGSGAPVYLAAVLEYLAAEILELAGNAARDNKKSRIVPRHLQLAVRNDEELNKLLGSVVISQGGVLPHIMAELLPVKTKGKAKASQEV